In one window of Balaenoptera musculus isolate JJ_BM4_2016_0621 chromosome 10, mBalMus1.pri.v3, whole genome shotgun sequence DNA:
- the ARFGAP3 gene encoding ADP-ribosylation factor GTPase-activating protein 3 isoform X2: MGDPSKQDILTIFRRLRSVPTNKVCFDCGAKNPSWASITYGVFLCIDCSGSHRSLGVHLSFIRSTELDSNWSWFQLRCMQVGGNANASSFFHQHGCDTNDTNAKYNSRTAQLYRERIKGLASQATRKHGTDLWLDSCVVPPLSPPPKEEDFFASHASPEVSGTGWASAEPEPSSLTPGNVDAPPANNEGGPEQGPSVEGLNVPTKAALEVSSIIKKKPNQAKRGLGAKKGSLGAQKLTNTCFNEIEKQAQAVDKMKEQEDLLARAAPNEESVVSSLRLAYKDLKIEMKKDEKMNMSGKKKVESERLGMGFGNCRSGISHSVTSDLQTIEQETPITAKPRKKHSDDSDDSYFASSSRYFDEPVELRSSSFSSWDDSSDSYWKKETIKDTDIILKTTGYTDRPARRKPDYEPVENTDEAQKKFGNVKAISSDMYFGRQAKADYETRARLERLSASSSISSADLFDEQRKQTAGNYNLTSMLPTAPDMAQFKQGVRSVAGKLSVFANGVMTSIQDRYGS; encoded by the exons GTGTGTTTTGACTGCGGTGCCAAGAATCCCAGCTGGGCCAGCATCACTTACGGGGTGTTCCTGTGCATAGACTGCTCGGGGTCACACCGCTCGCTTGGCGTCCACCTGAGTTTTATTCG atcTACAGAGTTGGATTCTAACTGGTCTTGGTTTCAATTGCGATGCATGCAAGTTGGAGGAAATGCTAATGCA TCTTCCTTTTTCCATCAACACGGGTGTGACACCAACGACACCAATGCCAAGTACAACAGTCGCACTGCCCAGCTCTACAGGGAGAGAATCAAGGGGCTGGCCTCCCAGGCAACCCGGAAGCATGGCACTGAC CTGTGGCTTGATAGCTGTGTGGTTCCACCTTTGTCCCCTCCACCAAAGGAGGAAGACTTTTTTGCCTCTCATGCTTCTCCTGAG GTGAGTGGCACAGGGTGGGCATCAGCAGAACCAGAACCATCTTCTTTAACACCAGGGAACGTGGACGCTCCTCCAGCAAACAATGAAG GTGGACCAGAACAAGGACCAAGTGTGGAAGGTCTTAATGTACCAACAAAGGCTGCTTTAG agGTTTCCTCTATCATAAAAAAGAAACCGAATCAAGCTAAAAGAGGA CTTGGGGCCAAAAAAGGAAGTTTGGGAGCCCAGAAACTGACGAATACGTGctttaatgaaattgaaaaacaaGCCCAAGCCGTAGATAAAATGAAGGAACAGGAAGACCTTCTGGCCAGGGCGGCACCTAATGAAGAATCAGT TGTGTCATCATTACGATTAGCCTATAAGGATCTTAAAATTGaaatgaagaaagatgaaaagatgaaCATGAGTGGCAAAAAGAAGGTGGAATCAGAGAGACTTGGCATGGGATTTGGAAATTGCAGAAG TGGTATTTCGCATTCAGTGACTTCAGATTTGCAGACCATTGAACAGGAAACGCCAATCACagcaaaaccaagaaaaaagcaTAGTGATGACAGTGATGACTCGTATTTTGCTTCCAGCTCAAG GTACTTTGACGAGCCAGTGGAGTTAAGGAGCAGTTCTTTTTCTAGCTGGGATGACAGTTCGGATTCCTACTGGAAAAAAGAGACCATCAAAGACACTGACATAATTCTGAAAACCACAGGCTACACAGACAG ACCTGCTCGCCGCAAGCCAGACTATGAGCCAGTTGAAAATACAGATGAGGCCCAGAAGAAGTTTGGCAATGTCAAAGCCATTTCCTCAGATATGTACTTTGGAAGACAAGCCAAAGCTGAT TATGAAACCAGGGCCCGGCTGGAGAGGCTTTCGGCAAGTTCGTCCATCAGTTCGGCTGATCTGTTTGATGAGCAGAGGAAGCAGACGGCAG GAAACTACAACCTCACGAGCATGCTGCCCACGGCCCCCGACATGGCCCAGTTTAAGCAGGGAGTGAGATCCGTTGCTGGAAAGCTCTCCGTCTTTGCTAACGGAGTCATGACTTCGATTCAG GATCGCTATGGTTCTTAA
- the ARFGAP3 gene encoding ADP-ribosylation factor GTPase-activating protein 3 isoform X1 produces MGDPSKQDILTIFRRLRSVPTNKVCFDCGAKNPSWASITYGVFLCIDCSGSHRSLGVHLSFIRSTELDSNWSWFQLRCMQVGGNANASSFFHQHGCDTNDTNAKYNSRTAQLYRERIKGLASQATRKHGTDLWLDSCVVPPLSPPPKEEDFFASHASPEVSGTGWASAEPEPSSLTPGNVDAPPANNEGGPEQGPSVEGLNVPTKAALGEVSSIIKKKPNQAKRGLGAKKGSLGAQKLTNTCFNEIEKQAQAVDKMKEQEDLLARAAPNEESVVSSLRLAYKDLKIEMKKDEKMNMSGKKKVESERLGMGFGNCRSGISHSVTSDLQTIEQETPITAKPRKKHSDDSDDSYFASSSRYFDEPVELRSSSFSSWDDSSDSYWKKETIKDTDIILKTTGYTDRPARRKPDYEPVENTDEAQKKFGNVKAISSDMYFGRQAKADYETRARLERLSASSSISSADLFDEQRKQTAGNYNLTSMLPTAPDMAQFKQGVRSVAGKLSVFANGVMTSIQDRYGS; encoded by the exons GTGTGTTTTGACTGCGGTGCCAAGAATCCCAGCTGGGCCAGCATCACTTACGGGGTGTTCCTGTGCATAGACTGCTCGGGGTCACACCGCTCGCTTGGCGTCCACCTGAGTTTTATTCG atcTACAGAGTTGGATTCTAACTGGTCTTGGTTTCAATTGCGATGCATGCAAGTTGGAGGAAATGCTAATGCA TCTTCCTTTTTCCATCAACACGGGTGTGACACCAACGACACCAATGCCAAGTACAACAGTCGCACTGCCCAGCTCTACAGGGAGAGAATCAAGGGGCTGGCCTCCCAGGCAACCCGGAAGCATGGCACTGAC CTGTGGCTTGATAGCTGTGTGGTTCCACCTTTGTCCCCTCCACCAAAGGAGGAAGACTTTTTTGCCTCTCATGCTTCTCCTGAG GTGAGTGGCACAGGGTGGGCATCAGCAGAACCAGAACCATCTTCTTTAACACCAGGGAACGTGGACGCTCCTCCAGCAAACAATGAAG GTGGACCAGAACAAGGACCAAGTGTGGAAGGTCTTAATGTACCAACAAAGGCTGCTTTAGGTG agGTTTCCTCTATCATAAAAAAGAAACCGAATCAAGCTAAAAGAGGA CTTGGGGCCAAAAAAGGAAGTTTGGGAGCCCAGAAACTGACGAATACGTGctttaatgaaattgaaaaacaaGCCCAAGCCGTAGATAAAATGAAGGAACAGGAAGACCTTCTGGCCAGGGCGGCACCTAATGAAGAATCAGT TGTGTCATCATTACGATTAGCCTATAAGGATCTTAAAATTGaaatgaagaaagatgaaaagatgaaCATGAGTGGCAAAAAGAAGGTGGAATCAGAGAGACTTGGCATGGGATTTGGAAATTGCAGAAG TGGTATTTCGCATTCAGTGACTTCAGATTTGCAGACCATTGAACAGGAAACGCCAATCACagcaaaaccaagaaaaaagcaTAGTGATGACAGTGATGACTCGTATTTTGCTTCCAGCTCAAG GTACTTTGACGAGCCAGTGGAGTTAAGGAGCAGTTCTTTTTCTAGCTGGGATGACAGTTCGGATTCCTACTGGAAAAAAGAGACCATCAAAGACACTGACATAATTCTGAAAACCACAGGCTACACAGACAG ACCTGCTCGCCGCAAGCCAGACTATGAGCCAGTTGAAAATACAGATGAGGCCCAGAAGAAGTTTGGCAATGTCAAAGCCATTTCCTCAGATATGTACTTTGGAAGACAAGCCAAAGCTGAT TATGAAACCAGGGCCCGGCTGGAGAGGCTTTCGGCAAGTTCGTCCATCAGTTCGGCTGATCTGTTTGATGAGCAGAGGAAGCAGACGGCAG GAAACTACAACCTCACGAGCATGCTGCCCACGGCCCCCGACATGGCCCAGTTTAAGCAGGGAGTGAGATCCGTTGCTGGAAAGCTCTCCGTCTTTGCTAACGGAGTCATGACTTCGATTCAG GATCGCTATGGTTCTTAA
- the ARFGAP3 gene encoding ADP-ribosylation factor GTPase-activating protein 3 isoform X3, translating to MGDPSKQDILTIFRRLRSVPTNKVCFDCGAKNPSWASITYGVFLCIDCSGSHRSLGVHLSFIRSTELDSNWSWFQLRCMQVGGNANASSFFHQHGCDTNDTNAKYNSRTAQLYRERIKGLASQATRKHGTDVSGTGWASAEPEPSSLTPGNVDAPPANNEGGPEQGPSVEGLNVPTKAALGEVSSIIKKKPNQAKRGLGAKKGSLGAQKLTNTCFNEIEKQAQAVDKMKEQEDLLARAAPNEESVVSSLRLAYKDLKIEMKKDEKMNMSGKKKVESERLGMGFGNCRSGISHSVTSDLQTIEQETPITAKPRKKHSDDSDDSYFASSSRYFDEPVELRSSSFSSWDDSSDSYWKKETIKDTDIILKTTGYTDRPARRKPDYEPVENTDEAQKKFGNVKAISSDMYFGRQAKADYETRARLERLSASSSISSADLFDEQRKQTAGNYNLTSMLPTAPDMAQFKQGVRSVAGKLSVFANGVMTSIQDRYGS from the exons GTGTGTTTTGACTGCGGTGCCAAGAATCCCAGCTGGGCCAGCATCACTTACGGGGTGTTCCTGTGCATAGACTGCTCGGGGTCACACCGCTCGCTTGGCGTCCACCTGAGTTTTATTCG atcTACAGAGTTGGATTCTAACTGGTCTTGGTTTCAATTGCGATGCATGCAAGTTGGAGGAAATGCTAATGCA TCTTCCTTTTTCCATCAACACGGGTGTGACACCAACGACACCAATGCCAAGTACAACAGTCGCACTGCCCAGCTCTACAGGGAGAGAATCAAGGGGCTGGCCTCCCAGGCAACCCGGAAGCATGGCACTGAC GTGAGTGGCACAGGGTGGGCATCAGCAGAACCAGAACCATCTTCTTTAACACCAGGGAACGTGGACGCTCCTCCAGCAAACAATGAAG GTGGACCAGAACAAGGACCAAGTGTGGAAGGTCTTAATGTACCAACAAAGGCTGCTTTAGGTG agGTTTCCTCTATCATAAAAAAGAAACCGAATCAAGCTAAAAGAGGA CTTGGGGCCAAAAAAGGAAGTTTGGGAGCCCAGAAACTGACGAATACGTGctttaatgaaattgaaaaacaaGCCCAAGCCGTAGATAAAATGAAGGAACAGGAAGACCTTCTGGCCAGGGCGGCACCTAATGAAGAATCAGT TGTGTCATCATTACGATTAGCCTATAAGGATCTTAAAATTGaaatgaagaaagatgaaaagatgaaCATGAGTGGCAAAAAGAAGGTGGAATCAGAGAGACTTGGCATGGGATTTGGAAATTGCAGAAG TGGTATTTCGCATTCAGTGACTTCAGATTTGCAGACCATTGAACAGGAAACGCCAATCACagcaaaaccaagaaaaaagcaTAGTGATGACAGTGATGACTCGTATTTTGCTTCCAGCTCAAG GTACTTTGACGAGCCAGTGGAGTTAAGGAGCAGTTCTTTTTCTAGCTGGGATGACAGTTCGGATTCCTACTGGAAAAAAGAGACCATCAAAGACACTGACATAATTCTGAAAACCACAGGCTACACAGACAG ACCTGCTCGCCGCAAGCCAGACTATGAGCCAGTTGAAAATACAGATGAGGCCCAGAAGAAGTTTGGCAATGTCAAAGCCATTTCCTCAGATATGTACTTTGGAAGACAAGCCAAAGCTGAT TATGAAACCAGGGCCCGGCTGGAGAGGCTTTCGGCAAGTTCGTCCATCAGTTCGGCTGATCTGTTTGATGAGCAGAGGAAGCAGACGGCAG GAAACTACAACCTCACGAGCATGCTGCCCACGGCCCCCGACATGGCCCAGTTTAAGCAGGGAGTGAGATCCGTTGCTGGAAAGCTCTCCGTCTTTGCTAACGGAGTCATGACTTCGATTCAG GATCGCTATGGTTCTTAA